The Aythya fuligula isolate bAytFul2 chromosome 1, bAytFul2.pri, whole genome shotgun sequence nucleotide sequence GTGCAGAGGGATGACAGCGAGGGGAGTGTGCGTCACCTCCAGGAGGCAAGGAGGCCGCTTCTGCTTCGGAAAGCTAGCAGCACTGACACAATGCATGGCTGTACGCAGCCTTCAGAGGCTTGGGCTGGAGTTGTCAGATTGGGAGAAGCTGTGAAACGCTGCAGCTTCCAGGGGACATAGAGAGagaatttttaactttttttctttcctgtattgGTAGGGAGCAGTAAAACTGAGCTGGGTGGGGTTGATGGGAAGGCTAACCAAAGTGTTGCAGGTGCTTCAGTGCCccagtccctgtccccagggatTGTATTTATAACAACATGCACAGGTCTATACTTTTTGATAATGTAATCTTATGAATGAATtttgggaagaggaaggaagtaATCCTTTCCAAAGTCGTGTAATAAGCATAAAATAATTGTACTggtaaaataatgtttttctttattctcctcccctgttttttcttcagatttcttcGAGTACATCCCATTCAGGTCCCGATTTAACAAAGCAGTGTGGAACATCAGCATTATTTCAGCTGGCAGAGGTAGTATTAAAACACTGGTGACTAATTATCACAGGTGCAGTGGGGTGGAGAAGTTAATGATATTGATAGCCCGAGACTGGAAGGCAGTACGTTGCTACAGTTATAATTACACTGTTGCTTATAGAAGCATAAATTATCTTGGCTTGGGTGCTATAAATTAAGATTTCTCCAGACTAGCCATCAGTTTGGAGGCCTCTAAGCATCCATGCTGCGGCTGATGAGAAGTACGCAGGCCCTTGTGGCAAAGGGGTTATCCAATCTCCATTTGCATTGTTTCAATTAATTCTTTTAGGGACTGGGGTTTGactggtttggtttggttggggaggggggtacatggggacagggaggagcTGGGATGAAGGGGTGGATTAGTCTGTTCAGATGACATCACCATTACAAATACCCGTTAAAGGGCATTAgccactttttttctccttttgtgcGTACTGTTTAttgaactggggaaaaaaaaaaaacaggtcaaTAACTTCTATAGAAACTGTTCCAATGATTCTCTCAGCAGCTACTCCTTCTGGGAACAGTTGAAGCTGATGGCCTTTTAcggaaatgtatttattttgtttgtaagcCTTTTTTCAAGCTTCCCAATCTTAAAGGTTGTGATTTGCAAGTTTATTTAGGgctcacaaaacaaaaaaacacctttttttgtAGCCACACCCACAGCCTTCTGTATTactggctgctgcagaagaagcaaaggtataaagagaaaaaaacatgggCAGGGTGTGACGGTGGCGGCATCTAATTGACAAAAAATTACTCTTGTTCAATGagttgcatttttaatattgatCTTTAGCTTTTGGAAATCATGGGCTGTGTTTACGTTGCAGTGCATTAAAAAAGTCACACtaaaaaaatacctttgtgCCAGAGCACACCTCAGCATAGTCATGCAATTCCCCCCTGCATAATTTAGACTCCTTCCTAACAGCCACTGTGCTGCCAAAGCTCCAGTGTTTCCAATGATCAGCCTAGCTTGACCTTCTTCAATCCATGCAGAAGGAGtttcagaaacatatttcagaTCACAAACTTAAGCCGGAGTTCTGTTCTTGCTTTAGTACTCGTACATTTCTGTAAGAGATCTTTTTAGTTTGCCAGAAAAAATACCTTGCCAGTTTGAGAAGTGGAAAATTGACCTAAAAAGAGCCCAGTTGATCTGCAGTTACATCCATCCTGACCATATGGCCCatgggctgagctgcagggtAGGGAAGCTCCTGATGCCTGGTTCAAAGCAAGCTTCCTCCAGCTGGTTTCAGTCCAGGTGGCTGTTCGGTTGCtggttgttttaaaaacaaaataacacttGGAGTTCAGCTTAGAGGGTTTTAAGAGGGAGagcaagaagaagaaagcatgcCTTCCCAAGGCaactgcttgctgctgtgaagTACTACCACCTCTAGCAGTGGCAGCATGGCTTATAAGTGATCCAAAACCAAGTGGATCTTCCAGGTCATTGCTAAGGGAGCATGGCAGTTTGAGGACCTTGTTGTAGCTCTTCTTCTGAACCTCTCTGTTCCTCAGACAGAATGAGCGTTTTGGTTTCCATTAATGTTATCTCCAGGAGATAACCATGGCAACTactgctgctttgcagttcCTTGCAGAATAAGACTGGCATAAGAAGAAAGAATTGGAAGGCTTTTTACTACCTCCCAAATCATTTTGCACATtgtagtaaagaaaaataatcttgatCGCTGCGATTTgatcaacttctttttttttttctcccccttcagggccttttggaaaacagaggaaagaattgTATATGGGGATATTTGGGAACTGGGAGTATGGATTTGAGATTTCCTGTAGGTTGTGGTACAATATAGTGAGAGATGCTGTGTTTTTCCGTTGCAGTTagtattatgaaaataaaactagcaGTGGGTTTCCCGGATATATTGAAGGCACTTCAAGGATCACGGAAACACCAATTAGATCAGTTGGAGTATTTTTCTATCAGAGTGGTAGAATCCATCAGCCTTATTCTAGCACTTAGCCATAATTATGTTTCATCAGTTTCATTAGGACTTGAGCATTTTTTCAGtactgttctttaaaatagtttGCTTTCATAAATGAGGATCCCAGAGAGACTGCATGTGTAGTGCTCTTCCTGTTAATATAAGCAATGTTAACGGTTGATGTTTGTTTCATGGTGActatttttaactcattttaGATGTGCCTTGCTTCAGAAGGGGTGAAAGTGAAAGaacctgggaaaacaaaagtgGAAGCATCAGAAGATGTGGCGAGGGAAGTTCCAGAtgaaatggaagcagaagaactggagaaaacaacaataaaagactcctgtaaaggaaaaacagaacaatcAGAGACAGGGAAAATACAAAACTGGGATGAGACAAAAACTGAGGAATCAGAAACTGCACAGTGCAGAGATTTTACTAGTCTCGTAATGGAGAGCAGTCTTTTTGAGAGAAATGATAACACAAAGGATCACATGTGCCCTTCTCCAGAGCTTTCGATGATTGACATGAGCATCTTTGGGCTAAGCAAGCcagaaaagataaagaagaaaaagaaaaaaaataagttggaCCGgcacacaaatgaaaaatccaCCCCCAAGAAGCCTTGTAAAAAGAGGCAGTCCTCTGAGTCGGACATTGAAAGTGTCATGTACACAATTGAAGCCGTTGCAAAAGGGGACTGGGGTGCTGAGAGACTTGCGGAAACTCCCCGCAAAAAAGCCCGCCCTGCCTCAAATGTGAAGGGAAGCATGTTGGATACAAAATcaccaaagaaaaaagtgaaatcgaaagagaagaaaacatcgAAGGAGAAACCCACGGAGCCCACCAAAGAATCAAAGCCTCCTGATTTCCTTAATATTACAGCCAACAAGGAAGTACCCTGTGAGGCTGCTGATAATATTAAAGTGGAACCACTGACCCCCACAGAGGAGGTGGTACCCCAAAGCTTACCAGAACAGGTCAAAACTGAGGACAGTGACTGTGTTAAAAAGATAGAAACTTGTGGCTCCAGGAAATCAGAGAGATCTTGCAAAGGTGCTCTTTATAAAACTCTGGTGTCAGAGGGCATGCTCACGTCTCTGCGTGCTAACGTGGACAGAGGTGGGTGGCTTTGACTGTTCCATTTACAGCACGAACTGCAAAAGGCTGCCTGGAGtgggaggaagagcagaagtTCATGTTTAAGCTCAAGTTCAAGCAGTGCATGGTGGGGTTGTCAAATCACCTGGAATACTGGGGACAGGGGCTCCAGGGTCCAGGGCAGCTCTCTGAGTTTTGCAGACTGCGTTCCTACTTACCTGAAGAGCTCttaactttttaactttttttttttttttttaactttaacttttttttttttttttttttaactttttgtctttcattacCTGAGATTTAGCTTTTTGACTGAAGACTAGGTTGGTTGATTGTTGACCTGCTAATAGATGTTTCCAGGACTTGTTGCATGTAACCCTGAACAATTAGTTTTTCTATGTAAACAGCTTTTGGGTTTGTAGGATGGAGAACTATGATTACAAGAGGCAGATGTCTGACACTTTTCCTTAGGTCGTTCAttgcttggcaggggggttggactagatgatcttcagagggcCCTTCCAACCTTGCTGATTCTGTGATCAGTTTTGCTGTCATTGGTGAGCGAGAACCCTTTACCTTGTAGGACaaattttagattaaaatttCTGGAAGCTTTCAGTGAGACatattgaaatacattttttcaattaGTAGATTTAAATGGGTAATTagtcaaaatggaaaagaaaaaggtgtttATAATTCAGGTAAGTTTATTGCTGTGAAGCTACTCATCTCTTTCTCCTGCTTGACAGCTGAAGAGAACCTGACTTTGGAGGTAGTGTATATGCATATCTATGTATAAGGTGAAAAAAACAGTTGCCAACAAGATTattatccattaaaaaaaaaaaaagtttgatctTCTTAAAGCAGTTACAAAACAATCTTTAAGCTCCATTGCTGAGTGGGTATGCAAGTTCCTTCTGAGCCCATTTTGTCACATTTTTGTAAAGATGAGAACAATTTTCTGCCTTTATCCCAGGAAAAAGAAGCTCAGGAAAAGGCAACTCCTCAGATCATGAAGGATGCTGGAATGAAGAAAACTGGGCTTTTTCCCAAAGCGGGACAAGTGGGAACAAAAAACTGAAGAAGACTAAGCCAAAGGAAGAGTTTGTTTTGGGGTAAGTTGCTACTTAACGCTGTTCAAAGTTTTAGCTAGGTCAGCCTAGTAACTTAAGAGCAAGTCCTTCCTGTTGTAGCTAGTGAACTGAAACCCCAACATCCAAGCCTCAGATGTTTTAAACTACATAAACACAATTCATTGAATTCCTGTGAACTGCAAAACCTGTTTGGCAGAGTAAGGCTCTAGTTTCACATTGGTTATATACCGAAGTAATTCCTCTGAGATCTTTCCTGGTTTACaatactgtaaataaatttgaatGGCATTATTTGCACacttctttaaatatatatatttttttaatcacaataTTTAGCTGCTCAAGAGCCGGTGAAGGGggttaattatatttttatattttcagcaCACTTTGCAAACAATATTTAAAGTTCTGTGTAGGTGTTCAGTCGTCATAAAGAGACTAGAAAAAATAGATTCCTTTGCCTATTTGAAGAGAGTGCTGACAGGAAAAGTAAACACCATCCttatatttgcaaataattaTGATAAATACTCAATTTTTCTATTGTTGAGGCAAGATATTTAAACTGTTCATATATACAATAAAGGAATTAAACATATCAGAAgaataatgaatataaatgcATTAACATTTAGCAAGGCTGCACAGAATTACTCTTCTAGTATGAGTAACAATTTTTGTCAGAGTACTAACAGATTTATTTAACTGCAGGCATAGCTGTTAAATCTGCTTTGCCATTCATACTTGCAAGTTATGAAGACTTCCAATTATCTGAATTAAGGtgaaaatgaacaacaacaacaaaagagtaGTTTTTCCACATGTCATggttaaaattttaatatgtttcttttgtgcaggcctttttcatgcatttattaTCTGGTCTATATGAAATTTAGCTGCAACTCATTTTACAGCAAAgatattatattaattaaaatcttCAAGAGTTCTTTCATTAGGAATAGTTGATTAAAACCACTGGCAcaattcttatatttttattgtgctttatATAAGAAAGTACATTATCTGgaaatatcttttaaatgtaaattgaaaaaattgaaaatgtcaGGTCACCTCatggcaagaaaaacaaatgtatctctgagacaaaaaaaaaatgtatttttatatgatttattCAAAGTCACTAGgaaaattctgtaaatatttcattcatttgaCAAATATTGCTCTACCACTGCTGTCTGGCTGGATGGGGAATATACATATTAGTGAATGTTGCTTCCTGATTCAGCCATGCCATTAATGAATATTGTTCAGTGAACTCTGTAAAGCAGAAGCAGTTATTTGTGGAGCTGAAGTGCTGGAGAAGGTATCTGTTATGTTCATTGCACTACCTGATCTTCTGTCTGCTTGGAAGAGCTGGTTTTAGTTCTACCCACTCCTCTGAACTCTTTTGCTCCCTTCATCATCCCCTTTTTCAGCATTAGGGTGTCTGTCTGCTGGAGTCCTCGCTGCTTTTGGAGTTGCTCCTTTCTCCTATTACTTCTGTGTCCCTTTACCTTCTCCATTGGTAGCTGCCCTTGCTTTCCCTGGTGGTCCGTGCCAGGTGTGCTTTGCTTGTGTACAGCCCCACTCCAGATGAGCAGAGATAAAATGAGGTATCAGCCTGTGTACCAAAGCTTTCAGAACACAATTGCATTGAAGTGCTGTTTCAAGAAACCAGGAAATCATCTTTCTTGTGACACATCCAAGTGTAGAGTGTCTCATGGCCATCCCTTCCAACAATCATGCCAACATCTGTCCAATTCTCATTTTCCACAGCAATTAGAATCTGAGATGAGTAGCAAATGTCATTGTTCCCATCTCATGGGCAGTTCTATTTATAATCTGCCTAGCAGTGCAAATTgccttttattaaaatgcactTGCTTCCTGTGATCCTGCCTGGTTGCAGAAGTTCACTGAAAAGTCATGCTTACACAAGATAGCACAGTCATTACAGCCAGGCAGGCCGTGCCATACCATCCAGCTcaagtgctttgttttcatctggCAATTGCGAATCATACGACATCTGTGGACTTCTTGAGTGGTAGGTACACTCATTCAAGCTGGGCTGACCTATGAGGAATGTTGGGTTTCCTGAAGCCATGAGTTGTGTTTTTCATctcacaacaaacaaaacaggaaggCAGTATAATCCcccagaagaaatacaaattaattgTCATCATGAAGCACCaggtttaactttttttttcctttccacagcAGATCGGATGGCTTGCCATTTTTGTTAGGTAGCTTTGTTGGACAGTTTGACATTTTTGCTGTAGTTTAAATTATCACCTCCATTCTGGTGTAATGtgatttttatgtgaaattaatGTATTGGTTTGTTTACTTACTGGTTTTATTGCCTTTTCTCATTCCCCTCATAGAACAGACAAATCTGCTTTATGAATCTGTGCAGCtaattttttacattatttgcatatattaaaacttaatttctcCAGAGTTCCAAATTCGGGAAATGGATTGTACATTCTCCTCCCAAAGTTAGATTATGTATAATAGTTTGACATTTacagtgtgcatgtgtgcatatCTTTCCCTTTATATGAATAGATGCGTGTGTATGCACACAAAACACAATTCTCCAGAAATGGAGTTACGTTTAATTTGAttggttttgtttccccttTAGCTTAGCAAAGTTGGAAgaagaatttgaaaagaaattcaagagCCTCCCTCAATACAGTCCTATTACCTTTGACAGGAGATGCTCATCTGTtccaaggaaaaagagaaaggttgGAAGCGGCTCATCTGAACAACCAAAATCCAACAAAGGTAAGTAACTGTGTTCAGTCCATTCTTCAATAACAATGCCAAAACAAGCTCTGGAATTTACACTCTCTTACCTTACTGTTATACATGTGAAAAGTGTGaagtaaaacttttttctaGCACTGAATCTAGTTGGTTCTCACCTGGATTAGTTTCCAGGCCATACTCTtgacttctgcttttcatgctGAGTAGAGTAGAATTTCTTAGAACTTGTACGTGAAATAATTTCCTCAGAGCAAGCAAACCTTCAATACCTTTGTGAGGTAAGTGAATTTGACAAGTTTTCCCAGGGGGAAACTGGCAGGGGGGAAAAATGGCCAATTGTCAAAAGTTACCTTGAGGTTTTTCAAAGCACGGTTTTATGggtgttttcatttaaatgtaattttaggCTTTATTAATAAGATACCAGAAATGTCTGAATGaattttggatatttttcttcaagatttCAAACTTACAATGGAAAGTTAGACTTGAAAATGTTCTGAGGTGATAAAAATGGTTAGAGGACAGGAAAACTAGTTCTGTGCTCAGCTCTATGGCTGAGGGTCATAGAGGGAGAATAACTCATGACACTTTCGACTGTTTTATATACAGACAGCCTGTTTCACAGGAGAGGTAGAGAAGTAAGTATACGttagagaaaatgcttttaggCTGTGGCAACACAAAATGAAGCAATGACATACCGATAATTCTACAAGACAAAAGGATGCTCAGAAGAATGCTCGTTATGCACAGCTCACAATGTGAAGCTGGTTTCCTGTTCGGCTACTGTGGTAGTATCATGAGCTGGCTGATTTTCAAATCTAGTACGTGTATTTTAGCCAGACAACCCTGGATTAGATCTATGCCTTTTGAATGCTTCACAAATAATTACATTAGAATATGCAGGATTGAGCAGCTGTTCTTTTCTAGTACATGCCAATTTTAGtattgatttttgtatttatataattaGATATGGAACAGTCAAACTCCTGCAAATTTAGAATGGTGCTGGTAGAAAGCGAGTTCtttctcttacatttttatGGTATATATTGTACAGAACCTCTTTAATGAGCAtgaatgaacttttttttaacagtatatTAATGCAGTGGCTTATTACACAACATCTTTTGGGCACAACATGGCAATTGAAGTTGTAATATCAGCTGTGTGGATTTCTCCCTGCTTCCATCACTATTAAAAAGGTTTGGAATATTTTCGGCCACGTCTCAAGGGAAGGTCAGAAACATAACTGCAGGCAGGTCACAAGCCTGATATAAGCAGTTTTGGCACAGCCCTGCGGAGAAGGCCATGGAGCGTTTGCCTGCAGCTGGCAAATGGGGCTCTTTAAACCAAGCCAGCTGACTTTGTACCAAAGCAGATGGCCAACAGTTGCATGAACTTTTCCGCCAAGTGAGCTGTGGGGTTGTAACAAGCAGCCCTGGAGGCAGGAATAACTGATGGTGACACTGCTGTTTTTGCAGTGAACATCTAACCATAGCCCTGAACTAAATGTAGACTGAGATAGTGATATCTGTTCCTAATTCCAATGAATGTTGAATTCACAAAAGCGAGCTGGCAGCTCACGTCAGTCATTCCAGCTCCCTGGAGAGTGAGGCTCAGCTCTCAAGAGCTAACTGAGAAACTTTCcaacataccttttttttttttttttccttttggaaaagaaaaattgctaaAAATATAAGCATTCCATGGCAGTATGttgatttaaatttgttttctgccagatttttttttaggattctTAAAATTAGGATGCAAGCTGTGTATTTGAAACAACCTGAACCAAACTGCACACAACCAAGCTTACTAGCTGAATAGGGGAAACTGTTCAAGCAGAGCCAAATACTCATTATGCTGAATCCCCAAATTAATTTGTAGTGTCCTGACAGGCCGTTCAGCCTTGTCATGCTGTTGGCTTGCCTGCAAATCCTGAGTCCACGGACAGCGAGAAAACACTAACCTCCAACGGTGTTATGAACACAGGTCTACAAGCTGGGCTTCTGCAAGTgttgcagaaaatgaaacacaggaaaTGGGCAGTTTTATGCAAAATGATGGACTGCTTTGGAATGGCTCTAGGTTTTTTATTAGTTTACACCGTTAGAATTCAGCAGAAGCAAAAGGGGCGTTTTTTTCTTGCAGCGTGATGAGCACGTACTGTGAAGAGGCAGTACAGTCCTGTGGGTGTGACTCTGTTGGGATGTAGGAGACCTTAATCTcgctctgctgtgctctgtgttaTCCGCTTGTGTGGAGCTGTCTCGgctgctttgctctttcttgGAGCTGTCTCTGGCTTGTAAGGTCAGCAGATGAGGCCTCCATTACGAACGGTGCCTGCTAGT carries:
- the BBX gene encoding HMG box transcription factor BBX isoform X4: MVGRLPGRPDSPATWRAQEVTVMKGSSRNKDHSTEGEGTGKRPKRKCLQWHPLLAKKLLDFSEEEEEEEEEEDIDKYKDAFMKANPGYKWCPTTNKPVKTQTSTVTNRKKLWAFPSDSAKDLPSPRKVTKSEEMPQLNFGMADPTQMGGLSMLLLAGEHALTAQEVSSSTCQSDATNSTEACQKSSLFQFAEISSSTSQPGVPGAVKQTEESALFQFAEISSNTSQLSSPEPVKHCGKSALFQLAEISSSTSHSGPDLTKQCGTSALFQLAEMCLASEGVKVKEPGKTKVEASEDVAREVPDEMEAEELEKTTIKDSCKGKTEQSETGKIQNWDETKTEESETAQCRDFTSLVMESSLFERNDNTKDHMCPSPELSMIDMSIFGLSKPEKIKKKKKKNKLDRHTNEKSTPKKPCKKRQSSESDIESVMYTIEAVAKGDWGAERLAETPRKKARPASNVKGSMLDTKSPKKKVKSKEKKTSKEKPTEPTKESKPPDFLNITANKEVPCEAADNIKVEPLTPTEEVVPQSLPEQVKTEDSDCVKKIETCGSRKSERSCKGALYKTLVSEGMLTSLRANVDRGKRSSGKGNSSDHEGCWNEENWAFSQSGTSGNKKLKKTKPKEEFVLGLAKLEEEFEKKFKSLPQYSPITFDRRCSSVPRKKRKVGSGSSEQPKSNKAIFLEDKNSSEPAWKNKISISALNTPEPAMMHEPLVGSQKRKARKTKITHLVRTADGRVSPAGGTLEEKPKDLPQSSLQKASSAETDCNSECSRNAETEENHSITSDMPAVSAFFSLAALAEVAAMENVHRSQRATPLPHDGQPNEMSQAPVLISCADQ